From the genome of Metarhizium brunneum chromosome 4, complete sequence, one region includes:
- the ARO1 gene encoding Pentafunctional AROM polypeptide produces the protein MAAVQQLLASPSPSPALPPTGFNGETDTMTTDRVSQSPVMLHGRSLRGAPEEGDKRIAVIIFGQGQERVVSTVAEVLSKPFKLGSSFKNVTRDDHGFVVGISAVDAKRDIADRNKELLVAVNTHCVTLGMPPDEQLSTHCDYEFLYMESPYFRRYLSRFISFTLGQISHHEELMAKPRTLFMSTTFPDVRAALPNLDILTVGSDAIEIRVDLLREPLPNGGFAEVPSLGYVGEQVMLLRERTELPIIFTTRCTNENGRFPMHDPSLYHRYLYKAIQWGIEYIDIELWLPEDIRRDLWQRKGNSRIMSAFHDFSGTFKWPSQYALDVFQRSCPYADIVKMIAIINEHNENFELEYFRSKIRSEYPNAPPLSAVNMGGTGQFSRTQNKVFTPITHPLLPLIAAPGQMSTSEIHRALCQLGQLPMKNIYGVSSSLNRSAVPQAPFYEKCFNELGLPHRFSIIERQPNNFAGMEAWCNQRDFGGAYLDPGISVQTLSKHNKFFARLNNGQGPTLTEAARAIGIADTIVARSGSSATPTPPSMPSSPHSGQGSAVSHAQTGSATTTSSLIFDNAGWRGIMHTLIRDLAPSAYFDRSAVVLASSSDDAAPVFYALKALKIAKIYTVGFRTPAALARHAPPIEQFISLESLQRARSVADDRAPFVIVSALGSDKGNLVSMMLRAFAAAGRDGAPNVNKVFLNLADVAARKTNDPHETAEKSGFASYGAADVAAFTIVESLRLLVGQNVPYSFVRLASGRHHLF, from the coding sequence ATGGCCGCTGTACAACAACTATTAGCAAGTCCATCGCCGAGCCCGGCGCTTCCTCCAACTGGATTCAATGGCGAAACAGACACCATGACTACAGATAGGGTCAGCCAAAGTCCCGTTATGCTCCATGGCCGCTCCTTGCGAGGGGCGCCGGAAGAGGGAGACAAGAGAATTGCTGTCATTATttttggacaaggccaggaACGAGTTGTATCCACCGTCGCGGAGGTACTTAGTAAACCTTTCAAGTTAGGAAGCTCGTTCAAGAACGTGACAAGGGACGACCACGGATTTGTGGTAGGGATTTCGGCAGTGGACGCCAAACGGGACATTGCAGACCGAAACAAGGAGTTGTTGGTTGCCGTCAATACTCACTGCGTAACTCTAGGAATGCCCCCTGATGAGCAGCTGTCGACGCATTGCGATTATGAGTTTTTATACATGGAATCGCCGTACTTCAGGCGCTACCTGTCTCGGTTCATCTCCTTCACCCTGGGTCAGATTAGCCATCACGAAGAGCTCATGGCTAAGCCGAGGACTTTGTTCATGTCGACCACATTCCCCGACGTTCGTGCTGCTTTGCCCAACCTCGATATCCTCACCGTGGGATCTGACGCTATTGAAATCCGGGTTGACCTCCTCCGCGAACCTCTTCCAAATGGCGGTTTCGCCGAGGTCCCTAGCCTAGGTTATGTTGGAGAACAAGTTATGCTGCTACGGGAGCGGACAGAGTTACCAATCATCTTTACAACTCGATGTACCAACGAAAATGGCAGGTTCCCGATGCATGACCCATCACTCTACCATCGGTACCTGTACAAAGCTATCCAATGGGGAATCGAGTATATCGATATTGAGCTGTGGCTTCCGGAGGATATTCGTCGGGATCTGTGGCAGCGGAAAGGGAACTCACGCATCATGTCGGCATTTCACGACTTCTCGGGGACTTTCAAGTGGCCGTCGCAGTACGCACTGGACGTTTTTCAACGGTCTTGTCCTTATGCAGATATTGTCAAGATGATTGCCATTATCAACGAGCATAATGAGAATTTCGAATTGGAATATTTTCGCTCCAAGATACGGTCGGAATATCCCAATGCACCACCTCTATCTGCTGTAAATATGGGAGGGACGGGCCAGTTTTCTAGAACCCAAAACAAAGTCTTCACACCCATCACacatcctcttcttcccctaATTGCAGCCCCAGGTCAAATGAGCACTTCTGAAATTCACCGAGCATTATGTCAACTGGGACAATTGCCGATGAAGAATATATACGGGGTCAGCTCTTCCTTGAACCGAAGCGCTGTTCCGCAGGCACCGTTTTATGAGAAGTGCTTCAATGAATTGGGTCTACCTCATCGGTTCAGCATTATTGAACGACAGCCCAACAACTTTGCCGGCATGGAAGCCTGGTGTAATCAGAGAGACTTTGGAGGCGCATATCTTGATCCTGGCATCTCTGTCCAGACATTGTCCAAGCATAACAAATTCTTTGCTAGGCTGAATAACGGCCAAGGACCGACGCTCACCGAAGCAGCTCGGGCAATTGGAATCGCTGACACCATCGTTGCCAGATCTGGCTCCTCCGccacgccaacaccaccatccaTGCCATCCAGTCCTCATAGTGGACAAGGCTCGGCGGTGTCACATGCGCAAACTGGATCAGCAACAACCACCTCGTCGCTCATTTTTGACAATGCTGGTTGGAGAGGCATTATGCATACTCTTATAAGAGATCTTGCCCCCTCAGCTTATTTTGACAGATCAGCTGTTGTTCTTGCGTCCTCTTCTGATGACGCCGCCCCGGTATTTTATGCGTTGAAAGCGTTGAAGATTGCCAAGATCTACACCGTTGGCTTCCGGACCCCTGCTGCCCTCGCTCGCCATGCTCCTCCGATTGAGCAGTTCATTAGCTTGGAGAGCCTTCAGCGTGCGAGATCCGTGGCAGACGACCGGGCTCCGTTCGTAATCGTCTCAGCTCTGGGCTCGGACAAGGGAAATCTCGTGAGCATGATGCTTCGTGCGTTTGCCGCTGCTGGCCGAGACGGTGCGCCAAACGTCAACAAGGTCTTTCTGAACCTGGCCGACGTGGCAGCTCGCAAGACAAACGACCCTCACGAGACGGCAGAAAAGAGCGGATTTGCGTCTTATGGTGCCGCAGATGTGGCGGCATTCACCATTGTTGAAAGTTTAAGATTGCTCGTTGGTCAAAATGTGCCATATAGCTTTGTGAGACTGGCAAGTGGCAGACATCATCTCTTTTGA
- the sim3 gene encoding NASP-related protein sim3, translating to MAEPAPETRPADEGISTPTVTEGTPAATEDVATPISRDEDPKSRRVSLADLSAKGTALYAHKQYEDAAEIFSRASVMQVELNGETAPENAEILFHYGRSLFKVGQSKSDVLGGPAAADQKNAAAAAAAADSSSKPAAPALTEAQKVTQEGVTIAAGQAGDAHEKKEDKTKEGGPDEKKPLFQFTGDENFDDSSDEEQQEEAPEEEDDDLATAFEILDLARVCYEKQLEQLSKDDEADKGKETAEDPPSVRHIKERLADTHDCLAEISLENERYPNAIEDGRTSLNYKLELYPEDSEIIAEAHYKLSLALEFASVTMSDDEGKNAKREAMDQSLRDEAIKEMSLAIKSFKLKMQNKEVEVATMASPEDNDLARKAIFEMKEVIADMEQRLVDLKKDPIDASDLLGGPQANALGGLFGAALGESATETQARVEEAKKTATDLTGLVRKKKAKEEEKPEPAAPATNGKRKAGDEVPEAAESPKRAKMEDEPEEVKE from the exons ATGGCAGAACCTGCTCCCGAGACGCGACCTGCCGATGAAGGCATCTCTACTCCCACCGTCACCGAAGGCACCCCAGCTGCCACGGAAGATGTTGCGACGCCCATCTCTCGCGACGAGGACCCCAAGTCCAGAAGAGTGTCTCTTGCCGATTTGAGCGCCAAGGGCACCGCGCTGTACGCCCACAAGCAGTAcgaagatgccgccgagatCTTCTCTCGCGCCAGTGTGATGCAGGTCGAACTGAACGGGGAGACGGCTCCCGAGAACGCTGAGATCCTATTCCACTACGGCCGTAGCTTGTTCAAGGTTGGGCAGAGCAAGAGCGATGTTCTCGGTGGTCCAGCTGCAGCTGACCAGAagaatgctgctgctgccgccgccgccgccgacagcAGCTCGAAACCAGCAGCACCCGCTTTGACCGAGGCCCAAAAGGTGACGCAAGAAGGCGTCACCATTGCTGCCGGACAGGCTGGCGACGCCCACGAGAAGAAAGAGGACAAGACGAAGGAGGGTGGGCCtgatgagaagaagccgctgTTCCAATTTACCGGCGATGAGAACTTTGACGACTCATCCGACGAAGAG CAACAAGAGGAAGCACccgaggaagaggacgatGACCTGGCAACGGCGTTTGAAATTCTCGACCTCGCTCGTGTCTGCTACGAAAAGCAGTTGGAGCAATTGAGCAaggatgacgaagccgaCAAAGGCAAGGAAACCGCTGAGGATCCCCCATCTGTTCGACACATCAAGGAGCGCCTGGCCGATACTCACGACTGCCTGGCTGAAATTTCTCTCGAAAACGAGCG ATATCCCAACGCCATCGAAGACGGCCGCACCTCACTCAACTACAAATTAGAACTCTACCCCGAAGATTCAGAAATCATCGCCGAGGCACACTACAAGCTCTCGCTCGCACTGGAGTTTGCGTCGGTGACCATGTCCGATGACGAAGGCAAAAATGCCAAGCGCGAAGCCATGGACCAGTCCCTCCGCGACGAAGCCATCAAGGAGATGAGCCTCGCCATCAAGAGCTTCAAGCTCAAGATGCAAAACAAGGAGGTCGAGGTGGCCACTATGGCGTCGCCCGAGGACAACGACCTTGCGCGAAAGGCCATTTTTGAAATGAAGGAGGTCATTGCTGACATGGAACAACGG CTGGTTGATTTGAAAAAGGACCCCATCGACGCGTCCGACCTCCTCGGCGGGCCGCAAGCCAACGCCCTGGGAGGACTTTTCGGCGCCGCGCTGGGCGAATCGGCTACCGAGACGCAAGCTCGTGTAGAggaggcgaagaagacggctACCGACTTGACGGGCCTGGTGCgtaagaagaaggccaaggaggaagagaagcccGAGCCGGCTGCACCAGCTACCAACGGTAAGCGGAAAGCAGGGGACGaggtgcctgaggcagcgGAGTCACCTAAGAgggccaagatggaggaTGAGCCCGAAGAGGTTAAGGAGTAG